One Eurosta solidaginis isolate ZX-2024a chromosome 5, ASM4086904v1, whole genome shotgun sequence DNA segment encodes these proteins:
- the LOC137253508 gene encoding dynein axonemal assembly factor 11 isoform X3, producing MRGVEVLALSVNKITTLQPFEDCQKLQELYLRKNNIQDINEIAYLQNLPALKYLWLEENPCCDRVGPNYRQTVLRALPNLKKLDNVEVTQEELDEALRGGSGSGSAGARDEEEVYEDSYTQQPQSARYEQPSPPQQQAQQQQSQQNNYPPQHRQQQQQAPQYQQHQASPQQYQQRRSSSPMKEPPQLNSPAHTEESVSDPSKSNEISKPASPAQEPVAHTPSPKYNSYANVNRLPYHHCDQRSPGSDQDSSHVGYRERAPIPPSISTQSMKEYYQSDRPSYPAHYRHSQNDLTEWEEQQQNNHFGSTATLHHVGGGPRRGDVTDRYAYRNGSARENGGDWEDPERPRPRRPDGRYSDSASTVSTAVLNHYSGYHRRPINRSSNLLSATLCLVKELDYPSLEVVEHAVRCRIDELSAD from the exons CGTCAATAAAATAACAACACTGCAACCATTCGAAGACTGCCAGAAACTTCAGGAATTATATTTGCGTAAGAATAACATACAGGATATAAATGAGATTGCTTATCTGCAAAACTTGCCAGCGCTCAAATATTTATGGCTGGAGGAGAATCCGTGCTGCGATCGTGTTGGACCAAA CTATCGCCAAACTGTGCTACGTGCCTTGCCAAATCTGAAGAAATTGGATAATGTGGAGGTGACACAAGAAGAACTTGATGAGGCGTTACGTGGTGGCAGTGGCAGTGGATCTGCTGGAGCGAGAGACGAAGAGGAAGTGTATGAGGATAGTTATACGCAACAACCACAGTCAGCACGTTATGAGCAACCATCACCGCCACAACAACAAGCGCAACAGCAACAGTCACAGCAAAATAATTACCCGCCACAACAtagacaacagcaacaacaagcacCACAATATCAGCAACATCAAGCATCACCGCAACAGTATCAGCAACGTCGGAGTTCGAGTCCAATGAAGGAG ccACCACAACTGAATAGTCCGGCGCATACGGAGGAAAGCGTCAGCGATCCAAGCAAAAGCAATGAGATCTCAAAACCCGCTTCACCCGCACAG GAGCCGGTCGCGCACACACCTTCACCAAAATATAATTCATACGCGAACGTGAATCGTTTGCCTTACCATCATTGTGAT CAGCGCTCTCCAGGCTCGGACCAGGATAGTTCGCATGTTGGGTATCGGGAACGTGCTCCCATACCACCCAGCATATCTACTCAATCCATGAAG gaatactatcaGTCTGATCGTCCGTCATATCCTGCACACTATCGTCACAGCCAAAACGATTTGACCGAATGGGAAGAACAACAGCAAAATAATCATTTTGGTAGCACAGCTACATTGCATCATGTAGGTGGTGGTCCTCGTCGAGGTGATGTCACTGATCGTTATGCCTATAGAAATGGTAGCGCACGCGAAAACGGTGGGGATTGGGAGGATCCGGAGCGACCGCGACCGAG ACGACCTGATGGACGTTACAGCGACTCGGCAAGCACCGTATCAACTGCTGTACTTAATCATTATTCTGGCTATCACAGACGGCCCATAAATCGG AGCTCGAATTTACTATCGGCCACTTTGTGTCTTGTCAAAGAATTGGACTATCCAAGTTTGGAAGTAGTGGAGCATGCCGTGCGTTGTCGCATCGATGAGCTATCAGCTGACTGA